From the Deltaproteobacteria bacterium genome, one window contains:
- a CDS encoding 2Fe-2S iron-sulfur cluster binding domain-containing protein yields the protein MIEFDPARAPFQHDGKAGSILDVLLGHGIHLEHACGGNCACTTCHVIVKGGGDTLSASDESEDDLLDKAPGLTPTSRLGCQAVVEDPDAEIVVVIPRYTINQIVSEHGG from the coding sequence GTGATCGAGTTCGACCCGGCCCGGGCGCCCTTCCAGCACGACGGGAAGGCGGGCTCGATCCTCGACGTGCTGCTCGGGCACGGCATCCACCTCGAGCATGCCTGCGGCGGGAACTGCGCCTGCACCACGTGCCACGTGATCGTGAAGGGCGGCGGCGACACGCTCTCCGCGTCCGACGAGAGTGAGGACGACCTGCTCGACAAGGCCCCGGGGCTCACCCCCACCTCCCGCCTCGGCTGCCAGGCGGTGGTGGAGGATCCCGACGCCGAGATCGTGGTCGTCATCCCCCGCTACACCATCAACCA